The window TGATCGGTCCGGTGGACGCCGACGGTGAGATCACCGACGGTCAGCTGATCCCCCTGCACCGCGCCGAGGACGGACGCTGGGTGGCTCGCTTCGCCCTGGCCAACCCCGGTACCGTCGGGTACACCGTGCGGGTCACCCCGCAGCACCCGGTGCTCGCATCCCGCGCCGAGCTCGGGCTGGTCACCACCGCCTGAGCCCAGCACCCCTACGGAAGGACCCCGCCCCCGTGCCCACTCGTCGTCAGCTCATGCTCACCGCTGCGACGGGACTGGCCGGGATCGGGGTCCTTCCCGCATGCTCCCGCGGTGGCCAGGAGTCCGACCCCGCCGACGGACTGCGCCTGCGGGTGTGGAACGAGCAGGCCGCCGGGCTGTACGAGAAGGCCCTGGTCGCCTTCACCGACGCCACCGGGATCGCCGTCGAGGTCCAGGCGATGGCGTGGGAGAACTACTGGACCCAGCTGCCGCTGGATGCCGCCGAGGGCTCCTTGCCGGACGTGTTCTGGATGAACACCGCCCATCTGGACCAGTACCGCGACGGCGACCACCTGGTGGAGGTGGGTGCGGGCGTCGGTGATCTCGCCGCCCAGTGGGAACCGGTCGCTTCGGACCTCTACCGCCGCCAGGACGGGCTGTGGGGCGTCCCCCAGCTGTGGGAGCAGTCGGTGCTGGTGGCGAACCGGCAGCTGGTGGACGAGGTGGGCGGTGACCCGTCGGCCCTGCGGGTGGACCTGTGGGCCGAGAGCGACCCCCTGCGCGACCTGGCCCTGGCCCTCACGGTCGACGGGGAGGGACGCCGCGCGGGCGAGGAGGGCTTCGATCCGGCCGTGCGCCGGGTGACCGGGTTCAGCGCCCATCCCGACCGCACCGCCGTGCTGGGTCCGTTCATCGCGGGCGCCGGCGGTGCCTGGCAGGACGAGCAGGGCGCCTTCACCTTCGCCTCCGAGGCCGGGGTGGCCGCCGTGCGCTACCTCGCCGGCATGGCCGCAGCGCACCTGGCACCGCCCGGGGTCGAGACCACCGGCCAGCCGCGACTGTGCCGCGACCTGTTCACCAAGGGACAGCTGGGCCTGCTGCAGACCGGTACCTACGACCTGAGAGCCATCACCGAGGGCGTGGGCGAGGCGTTCCCCTGGTCCCTGCACCCCGTGGTGGCAGGTCCCGAGGGCACCCGCCCCCTGGTGCACGCGATCGCCGCCGTGGGTCGAGCGACCACGAGCGAGGAGCGCACGAAGGAGATCGCCGAACTGCTCTCCTGGCTGGGCGGGATCGACGCACAGCGTCCCCTGGCCGAGGCGCGGCTGGGCATCCCCGGCCACCGCGACCTGCGCGGCGCCTGGGACCAGGCCTGGGGGAGCGCCGGGGTGGACACCACCGCGATCGGAGGCGCCCCGGAGAACCCGGCCCGACCCGAGCACGGGCTGCGCAGCGCCGAGGGCACCGCCGCGGCCCTGCCGATCATCGGCGAGGTCTTCCGTGGGGAGGCCGACGTCAACGAGGCGATGAGCCGCGCCCAGCAGGCCGCCGACAAGGCCCGGGGCTGATCCGGACGGGGACCGCCCGGGGTCAGCCTCGCTGCTTGACGCGGATCATGCCCTCCTGGGTGACTGTGGCGACCAGGTCACCGGCCCGGTCGAACAGCTGCCCCTGCGTGAGGCCGCGGCCACCGGAGGCGGAGGGGGAGCGCTGCACGTACAGCAGCCACTCGTCGGCCCGCACATGGCGGTGCCACCAGATCGCATGGTTGATCGTGGCCAGGCGCAGGCCCGGCGTCATCCAGCTCAGGCCCTGCCGGCGCAGGATCGGCTCGAACGGCGTGTAGTCGCTGGCGAAGGCCAGGACCGCGTCGTGCATCAGGGGCGTGGCGTCGATCGGCGCCAGGGTGCGCATCCACACCATCTGGGTCTCCGTGCCGGCGGCGTCGGGCCCCAGGTAGATCGGGTCGGTGACGTGGCGGATGTCGATCGGCCGCTGGGTGGACCAGTACGTCGCCACCGGGTGGTCGATCCCGGCCAGCACCTGCGCGGTGGTGGGGAGGTCCTCCGGGCCCGGGGCCTCGGGGGCGCGCTCCTGGTGCTCGAGCCCCTCCTGCTGCTCCTGGAACGAGGCGGTCATCGCCAGGATCGTGCGGCCCTCGCCCTCGCCCTCACCCTCGCCGCGTGCGGGCTGGGTGGCCAGCACCCGGCGTACGGAGAACGAACCGCCGTCGCGCAGCGCGTCCACGTGGAAGCGGATCGGATGGACCGGGTCCCCCGGTACCAGGAAGTACGAGTACATCGAGTGGATGCGTCGGCCCTCCGGCACGGTGCGACCCACCGCCGCCACGGCCTGACCCATCACCTGCCCACCGAACACGTGGCCGCCGGGCTGCGGGGAGGAGTCCCCCTCGAAGGAGGCCACCGTGGCGTCCGTCGCCACCGCCGGGTCCAGGGCCACCTCGCGAAGGTCCAGCAGGGCCACCAGCGCGTCGGCCGGGGAGAGGTCGGGGTCGGTCACGGGGGCTCCTGAACAGCGAGGCGGAGGGACAGTGGGGCGTCCGGGGACCTGTTCATGCTACGCGGGCCGGGCTCGGCCGTGACCGGCACACGCGTGTGACCCAGCCGGGGCTGAGACAATCTGAGCATGACGCATCTCGACATCACCGTCCCCGTGCGGTGGACGGACCTGGACGCCTACGGACACGTGAACAACGCCGCCATGGTGCGGCTGCTGGAGGAGGCGCGCATCGCCGCGTTCTGGCAGCCCTCCGACGAGGAGATCGCGCTGGGCGCGTCCCCCTCGCCCGCAGGTCTCGGAGCCGCGGGCGTGGGGGCGCAGGTCAGCACCGTGATCGCCTCCCAGCGCATCGAGTACGCGAGGAGCCTCGGCCATCGCCGCGAGGGCGTCACCGTGCGGCTGTGGATCTCCCGCCTGGGCGGGGCCAGCATGGACGTGGACTATTTGGTGCTCACCAAGGACGACCCGTCCGGCGAGCAGCCCGTCACCCGGGCCCGCACCGTGGTCGTGCTGATCGACGCGGCCACGGGCACCCCGGTGCGGCTGGACGACGAGGCCCGCGCCCGCTTGGGGCAGTACACGGGTGAGCCGCTCAGCTTCCGCTGAGACCCGCTCAGTCCAGGTGGCCCGGCACGGCCTGCCCGGCCATCGGTGCCTGCCCGCCGTCCACCGTGTTCACCAGCGACTGCGCCGCGCGGTCCAGGTAGTCCCACAGGGTCTGCTCGTGCAGTGGTGACAGGCCCAGGGAGTCCACCGCATCGCGCATGTGGCGCAGCCACGCGTCGCGCGCGGCGGGGGAGACGGGGAACGGGGCGTGCCGGATCCGCAGCCGGGGGTGGCCGCGGGTGGCGCCGTAGTCCTTCGGGCCGCCCCAGTACTGCACCAGGAACATCCGCAGCCGGTCCTTGGCGCCGGTGAGGTCCTGCTCCGGGTACATCGGTCGCAGCAGCGGGTCCTCCGCGACGCCGTCGTAGAACCTGTCCACCAGGCGCACGAAGGTGTCCTCGCCGCCCATCTCGTCGTAGAAGTTGGTCATGGTGTCCTCTCTCAGCCCTGCTGGGCGGCGTCGATGAAGCGGGGCAGGGCGAAGGTCACGCCGGCCTCGCGGAAGGCCGCGGTGATGCGGCGGCGCAGCTCCTGCTCCACGCCCCACTGCTCACCGGGGGCCACCTGCACCAGCACGCGGCGCTGCACCCGGGAGCCGTCCACCCCCAGGATGCCGCTGATGGTGGCGTCGCCCTGGATCACGTCCACCCACTCCGGGTCGGTGGTGAGCTCGGCGGTGACCTTCTCCAGCACCTCGGTCACCAGAGCGTTGTCGGAGGCAGGGTCCAGGTCCAGCATCACCACGGCGTTGGCGAAGCCGCGGGACATGTTGCCGATGCGGATGATCTCGCCGTTGCGCACCGTCCACAGAACACCATCTATGGAGCGCACCTGGGTGACCCGCAGGTTGATCTCCTCCACGGTGCCGGTGGCGTACTCGAGGTCCACCACGTCACCGACGGCGATGATGTCCTCGAACAGCATCACCACGCCCGCGACCACGTCCTTGATGATGGTCTGCGCGCCGATGCCGGCGGCCAGGCCCAGCACACCGAGGGAGGCGATCACCGGGGCCACGTTCACCCCGACCTCCGAGAGCACCATCACCAGCGCCACCGCCCAGATCACCATCGAGGCGACGTTCCTAGCCACATTGGAGAGGGTCTCGGCGCGCTGCGCCCGACGGGCCTGAGCGGCGTTCATTGCACGACGGTCCCGCTTGACCACCACCCCCGCCACATTGGTGAGCTTCGAGGAGCTCTCGATCATGGTGCGGAAGAAGCGGCGCAGCAGCCAACTGGCCACGGCACTGATCAGGGCGGCGGCAAGCAGGATCACCACGATGCGCAGACCGCTGGTGATCGTCCATTGCCACATGCGATCGGTGAGGTCCAGTGCCTCGTCGGCGGGAGGTGACGCGAACAGATCCATGGCCCCGACGATAACGCCGGGGCCTGAACGGATCGGTCACCGGTCCGGCCCTTGTCGGGTCAGCCCTTGTCGGCCTCGCGCACCCGCTGGGCGCGAGCCACCGTGTCACGACCCTCCACCACCACGCGGCGCAGACCGAAGGCCGCCTCCTCGTGGTCGGCCAGCCAGCAGTCCGCCGCATCCAGCACCGAGCGGCCGCCGAACGATGCCGGGAAGTAGCCCTGCACCAGACGGTTCGCGATCTCGTTGG is drawn from Brachybacterium muris and contains these coding sequences:
- a CDS encoding ABC transporter substrate-binding protein, giving the protein MPTRRQLMLTAATGLAGIGVLPACSRGGQESDPADGLRLRVWNEQAAGLYEKALVAFTDATGIAVEVQAMAWENYWTQLPLDAAEGSLPDVFWMNTAHLDQYRDGDHLVEVGAGVGDLAAQWEPVASDLYRRQDGLWGVPQLWEQSVLVANRQLVDEVGGDPSALRVDLWAESDPLRDLALALTVDGEGRRAGEEGFDPAVRRVTGFSAHPDRTAVLGPFIAGAGGAWQDEQGAFTFASEAGVAAVRYLAGMAAAHLAPPGVETTGQPRLCRDLFTKGQLGLLQTGTYDLRAITEGVGEAFPWSLHPVVAGPEGTRPLVHAIAAVGRATTSEERTKEIAELLSWLGGIDAQRPLAEARLGIPGHRDLRGAWDQAWGSAGVDTTAIGGAPENPARPEHGLRSAEGTAAALPIIGEVFRGEADVNEAMSRAQQAADKARG
- a CDS encoding globin; protein product: MTNFYDEMGGEDTFVRLVDRFYDGVAEDPLLRPMYPEQDLTGAKDRLRMFLVQYWGGPKDYGATRGHPRLRIRHAPFPVSPAARDAWLRHMRDAVDSLGLSPLHEQTLWDYLDRAAQSLVNTVDGGQAPMAGQAVPGHLD
- a CDS encoding acyl-CoA thioesterase — encoded protein: MTHLDITVPVRWTDLDAYGHVNNAAMVRLLEEARIAAFWQPSDEEIALGASPSPAGLGAAGVGAQVSTVIASQRIEYARSLGHRREGVTVRLWISRLGGASMDVDYLVLTKDDPSGEQPVTRARTVVVLIDAATGTPVRLDDEARARLGQYTGEPLSFR
- a CDS encoding mechanosensitive ion channel family protein yields the protein MDLFASPPADEALDLTDRMWQWTITSGLRIVVILLAAALISAVASWLLRRFFRTMIESSSKLTNVAGVVVKRDRRAMNAAQARRAQRAETLSNVARNVASMVIWAVALVMVLSEVGVNVAPVIASLGVLGLAAGIGAQTIIKDVVAGVVMLFEDIIAVGDVVDLEYATGTVEEINLRVTQVRSIDGVLWTVRNGEIIRIGNMSRGFANAVVMLDLDPASDNALVTEVLEKVTAELTTDPEWVDVIQGDATISGILGVDGSRVQRRVLVQVAPGEQWGVEQELRRRITAAFREAGVTFALPRFIDAAQQG
- a CDS encoding acyl-CoA thioesterase domain-containing protein: MTDPDLSPADALVALLDLREVALDPAVATDATVASFEGDSSPQPGGHVFGGQVMGQAVAAVGRTVPEGRRIHSMYSYFLVPGDPVHPIRFHVDALRDGGSFSVRRVLATQPARGEGEGEGEGRTILAMTASFQEQQEGLEHQERAPEAPGPEDLPTTAQVLAGIDHPVATYWSTQRPIDIRHVTDPIYLGPDAAGTETQMVWMRTLAPIDATPLMHDAVLAFASDYTPFEPILRRQGLSWMTPGLRLATINHAIWWHRHVRADEWLLYVQRSPSASGGRGLTQGQLFDRAGDLVATVTQEGMIRVKQRG